In Pseudomonas sp. MTM4, one genomic interval encodes:
- the lipB gene encoding lipoyl(octanoyl) transferase LipB, translating to MASATLGVRDLGLVEYEPTWQAMQRFTNERVPTTKDEIWLLQHPPVFTQGQAGKAEHLLLPGDIPVVQVDRGGQVTYHGPGQLVCYLMLDVRRLGIGVRELVSRIEQSLIDLLASYDVQALAKPDAPGVYVEGAKIASLGLRIRNGRSFHGLALNVDMDLEPFRRINPCGHAGLSMTQLADLVARPVAFSEVGARLREQLVKHLGYAELQTL from the coding sequence ATGGCTTCCGCAACGCTCGGTGTTCGTGACCTTGGGCTGGTCGAGTACGAGCCCACCTGGCAGGCCATGCAGCGCTTCACCAACGAGCGTGTGCCGACTACCAAGGACGAAATCTGGCTGCTGCAGCATCCACCGGTGTTTACCCAGGGGCAGGCCGGCAAAGCCGAACACCTGTTGCTACCCGGCGATATACCGGTGGTTCAGGTCGACCGCGGTGGTCAGGTGACCTACCACGGCCCGGGACAGCTGGTGTGTTATCTGATGCTGGATGTGAGGCGCTTGGGCATCGGTGTGCGTGAGCTGGTCAGCCGCATTGAACAAAGCCTAATCGATCTGCTTGCCAGCTACGATGTGCAGGCCTTGGCCAAACCCGACGCCCCCGGCGTGTATGTCGAAGGGGCGAAGATCGCTTCGCTGGGTCTGCGCATCCGTAATGGACGCTCGTTTCATGGTCTGGCGCTGAATGTGGACATGGATCTGGAGCCCTTCAGACGGATCAACCCCTGCGGTCACGCCGGCTTGAGCATGACCCAACTGGCCGATCTGGTTGCCAGGCCGGTCGCGTTTTCCGAGGTCGGTGCCCGGCTGCGTGAACAGCTGGTCAAGCACCTCGGCTACGCAGAGCTACAGACGCTATAG
- the mrdA gene encoding penicillin-binding protein 2: MSQPIPLKDHEKDARLVRQRVLVGAAFVLLLTGMLIARLYYLQVVQYQHHSTLSENNRVHVQPIPPNRGLIFDRTGKIIADNRPSFSLTVTRERAEDWRKTLDTVVEVLELSSEERELFEKRVLQGRRPFEPVPIMYELSEEQIARIAVDQFRLPGVEVAAQLVRHYPQREHFAHSVGYVGRINEAELKRLDPVNYAGTHHIGKTGIERFYEDSLHGQVGYEEVETNARGRVLRVLKRTDPIPGKDITLTLDLDLQEAAEAALAGRRGAVVALQPATGEVLAMVSQPSFDPNLFVTGISFKAYGELRDSIDQPLFNRVLRGLYPPGSTIKPMMAVAGLDSGVVTENSKVFDPGFFQLPNVKHKYRNWNRGGDGWVDLEAAIYRSNDTYFYDMAHKMGIDRMHEYMTRFGIGQRVSLDMFEETAGLMPSREWKRARYRQPWYPGETVILGIGQGYMQTTPLQLAQATSLMATHGKWIRPHLAKSIEGVSPVDPEPMPDIELRDPDYWDAAIDGMVAVLHGARGTARKVGDTASYRIAGKSGTAQVVAIKQGERYDSEKLAERHRDHALFVAFAPVHDPQIAVAVMVENGESGSGVAAPVAKQVMDAWLLNEAGELKAEYAPPLTAEVEEP, encoded by the coding sequence ATGTCCCAGCCGATACCCCTCAAGGACCACGAAAAGGACGCCCGTCTGGTGCGCCAGCGCGTGCTTGTGGGTGCGGCATTCGTGTTGTTGCTCACCGGCATGCTGATTGCGCGTCTGTATTACCTGCAGGTCGTGCAGTATCAGCACCATTCCACGCTCTCGGAAAACAACCGCGTCCATGTCCAGCCCATTCCGCCGAACAGAGGGCTGATCTTCGATCGGACCGGCAAGATCATTGCCGACAACCGACCGAGTTTCAGCCTGACGGTGACGCGCGAGCGCGCCGAGGATTGGCGCAAGACGCTGGATACCGTGGTCGAGGTGCTCGAATTGTCGAGCGAGGAGCGCGAGCTGTTCGAGAAGCGCGTGCTGCAAGGGCGTCGGCCCTTCGAACCGGTGCCGATTATGTACGAACTGTCGGAGGAGCAGATTGCGCGCATCGCCGTCGACCAGTTCCGACTGCCAGGCGTCGAGGTCGCAGCGCAATTGGTCCGGCATTACCCGCAGCGCGAACATTTCGCGCACTCGGTCGGCTATGTCGGGCGCATCAACGAGGCGGAGCTCAAGCGGCTCGATCCGGTCAATTATGCGGGGACCCACCACATCGGCAAGACCGGCATCGAGCGGTTCTACGAAGACTCGCTGCATGGTCAGGTGGGCTACGAAGAAGTAGAAACCAATGCGCGCGGGCGCGTGCTGCGGGTGCTCAAACGCACCGATCCGATACCGGGCAAGGACATCACCCTGACCCTCGATCTGGATCTACAAGAGGCAGCCGAGGCCGCACTGGCGGGGCGCCGTGGGGCTGTGGTGGCATTGCAACCGGCAACTGGCGAAGTGCTGGCGATGGTCAGTCAGCCGAGTTTCGACCCCAATCTGTTCGTTACCGGCATCAGCTTCAAGGCCTACGGCGAACTGCGCGATTCCATCGACCAGCCGCTGTTCAACCGCGTGCTGCGCGGCCTGTATCCGCCCGGGTCGACCATCAAGCCGATGATGGCGGTGGCTGGCCTCGATTCGGGCGTGGTAACCGAAAACAGCAAGGTGTTCGATCCCGGTTTTTTTCAATTGCCGAACGTGAAGCACAAGTACCGCAACTGGAACCGGGGCGGCGATGGTTGGGTGGATCTGGAGGCTGCGATTTATCGCTCCAACGACACCTACTTCTACGACATGGCCCACAAGATGGGCATCGATCGGATGCACGAATACATGACCCGCTTCGGCATCGGTCAGCGTGTGTCGCTGGACATGTTCGAGGAAACCGCCGGCCTGATGCCGTCCCGGGAATGGAAGCGGGCCCGTTACCGCCAGCCCTGGTATCCGGGCGAAACCGTCATTCTCGGCATCGGACAGGGCTATATGCAGACCACGCCATTGCAGTTGGCTCAGGCGACCTCCTTGATGGCCACTCACGGTAAGTGGATTCGGCCGCATCTGGCGAAAAGCATCGAGGGCGTGTCCCCGGTCGATCCGGAGCCGATGCCGGATATCGAGTTGCGTGACCCGGACTACTGGGATGCTGCCATCGACGGCATGGTGGCGGTTCTGCACGGCGCGCGCGGTACCGCGAGAAAGGTCGGCGATACGGCCAGCTATCGTATTGCCGGCAAGAGCGGTACCGCGCAGGTGGTCGCCATCAAGCAAGGCGAGCGATACGACAGCGAGAAACTTGCCGAACGGCATCGTGACCATGCGCTGTTCGTCGCGTTCGCGCCGGTGCATGACCCGCAGATTGCGGTGGCGGTGATGGTCGAGAACGGTGAGTCCGGCTCTGGTGTCGCCGCCCCGGTTGCCAAGCAGGTCATGGATGCCTGGTTGTTGAACGAGGCGGGCGAGCTGAAAGCCGAGTATGCGCCGCCACTGACGGCCGAGGTGGAAGAGCCATGA
- a CDS encoding lytic murein transglycosylase, whose protein sequence is MFYAFVPVLLLRTLIAGSALSIMVACAAEPVEQAPAERPSQPVAAPATDASAAAQPQTALVQQQTFAEWRDKFRNEALQAGVSAELFDRAFSDVTPDPSIIAADRSQPEFSRPVWQYLEGALSNQRVQGGQRLLQQHAKTLDEIEARYGVDRNTLVAIWGLESSFGQIMGDKSVIRSLATLAHEGRRPGFAKSQLLAALDILAHGDVEPSQLRGSWAGAMGQTQFIPTTYNTHAVDFDGDGRRDIWNSSADALASAAHYLQASGWQAGQPWGFEVKLPDGFDYALADSSLRKSLPAWRALGLRDVPTGNDDATASLLLPAGHRGPAFLILDNFRSILRYNNSSSYALAIGLLSERFDGAGKVRGSWPLGEQPLSRSERVELQERLLKQGFDPGTADGIIGANTRSAIRGFQQQLGWPADGHPTQELLGRLRAEP, encoded by the coding sequence ATGTTTTACGCCTTCGTTCCCGTACTGCTGTTGCGTACCCTTATTGCCGGATCAGCACTGAGCATCATGGTTGCCTGCGCCGCAGAGCCTGTCGAACAGGCCCCGGCAGAGCGCCCAAGTCAGCCAGTCGCGGCGCCCGCCACCGATGCCAGCGCAGCCGCACAGCCGCAGACTGCGCTCGTGCAGCAGCAAACCTTCGCCGAATGGCGAGATAAATTCCGCAACGAGGCGCTACAAGCCGGCGTGTCCGCCGAGCTGTTTGATCGCGCATTTTCCGACGTCACCCCCGACCCCAGCATTATCGCCGCCGACCGCAGCCAGCCGGAGTTCTCCCGTCCAGTATGGCAATACCTGGAAGGCGCGCTGTCGAACCAACGCGTGCAAGGCGGTCAGCGCCTGCTTCAACAGCACGCCAAAACCCTGGATGAGATCGAAGCGCGCTACGGCGTCGATCGCAACACACTCGTTGCGATCTGGGGGCTGGAGAGCAGCTTTGGACAGATCATGGGCGACAAGTCGGTGATCCGCTCGCTGGCTACGCTCGCACACGAAGGTCGCCGGCCAGGGTTCGCCAAGAGCCAGTTGCTGGCGGCGCTGGACATCCTCGCGCATGGTGACGTCGAACCCTCTCAGCTACGCGGCTCCTGGGCTGGCGCCATGGGCCAGACGCAATTCATTCCGACCACCTATAACACCCATGCGGTGGATTTCGATGGAGACGGTCGCCGGGACATCTGGAACAGCTCGGCCGACGCGCTGGCTTCAGCCGCCCATTACCTTCAGGCGTCGGGCTGGCAAGCCGGGCAGCCGTGGGGATTCGAAGTCAAGCTGCCGGACGGATTCGATTATGCCCTCGCCGACAGCAGCCTGCGCAAGTCGCTGCCAGCGTGGCGCGCTCTGGGCTTGCGCGATGTGCCGACGGGTAATGATGACGCCACGGCCAGCCTGTTGCTTCCGGCGGGCCATCGCGGCCCAGCCTTCCTGATTCTGGATAACTTCCGCTCGATCTTGCGGTACAACAATTCGTCCTCCTATGCCTTGGCGATCGGGCTGCTCTCGGAGCGTTTCGATGGAGCCGGCAAGGTGCGTGGCAGCTGGCCGCTGGGCGAGCAGCCGCTGAGCCGATCGGAACGAGTGGAGTTGCAGGAGCGCCTGCTCAAGCAGGGCTTCGATCCCGGCACGGCGGATGGCATCATCGGCGCCAACACCCGCAGCGCCATTCGCGGATTCCAGCAGCAACTCGGCTGGCCCGCTGACGGCCATCCGACTCAGGAGCTACTAGGTCGGTTGCGGGCGGAGCCGTAG
- the lipA gene encoding lipoyl synthase: protein MSDTSQPKTVASGEKFRTTQGITAIKDGQKRRASSEPQVFEPKPKWLRVKAPSGSRFEAVKRNVGEHRLSTVCQESHCPNMGECWSNGTATIMLMGSVCTRACRFCAVDTGNPNGWLDQEEPQNTAKSVELMALRYIVLTSVDRDDLEDGGASHYAACVRAIKENTPQVVVEALTPDFDGDHQAIERVVDSGLEVFAQNVETVKRLTREVRDPRAGYEKTLKVLEHAKNHRPEVLTKTSLMLGLGETDEEILQTMDDLRAIGVDILTLGQYLQPTRNHLPVKRWVSPEEFSRLRDIGLEKGFMEVAAGPLVRSSYRADRVFEKNNLGLAAPVPVPGQAFDSNLIPTLTLN from the coding sequence ATGTCCGATACCTCCCAGCCCAAAACCGTTGCCAGCGGCGAAAAATTCCGCACCACTCAGGGCATCACCGCGATCAAGGACGGGCAGAAACGCCGCGCCTCAAGCGAACCCCAAGTGTTCGAACCCAAGCCCAAGTGGCTGCGGGTCAAGGCACCCAGCGGCAGCCGCTTCGAAGCGGTCAAGCGCAATGTCGGCGAGCACCGTCTGAGCACCGTATGCCAGGAATCCCACTGCCCGAACATGGGCGAATGCTGGTCCAACGGCACGGCCACCATCATGCTGATGGGCTCGGTATGCACCCGCGCGTGCCGCTTCTGCGCGGTGGATACTGGCAATCCCAACGGTTGGCTTGATCAGGAGGAGCCACAGAACACCGCCAAGTCTGTGGAGCTGATGGCGCTGCGCTACATCGTGCTGACCTCAGTAGATCGCGACGACCTTGAAGATGGTGGCGCCAGCCATTACGCGGCCTGCGTGCGGGCAATCAAGGAAAACACCCCGCAAGTTGTGGTCGAGGCATTGACGCCGGATTTCGACGGCGACCACCAGGCCATAGAACGCGTCGTGGATTCCGGCCTGGAGGTATTCGCGCAGAACGTCGAGACGGTCAAGCGCCTTACCCGCGAAGTACGCGACCCCCGCGCTGGCTACGAGAAGACCCTCAAGGTTCTCGAGCACGCCAAGAATCACCGCCCGGAGGTGCTCACAAAGACCAGCCTGATGCTCGGCCTGGGCGAGACCGATGAAGAAATTCTGCAGACCATGGATGATCTGCGCGCCATCGGCGTGGACATCCTCACCCTCGGCCAGTACCTGCAGCCGACCCGCAACCACCTGCCGGTCAAACGCTGGGTTAGCCCGGAAGAATTCAGCCGTTTGCGCGATATCGGTCTGGAAAAGGGCTTTATGGAAGTCGCCGCCGGCCCGCTGGTGCGCTCAAGCTACCGAGCCGACCGGGTGTTCGAGAAGAACAACCTGGGCCTGGCTGCCCCGGTGCCAGTGCCGGGCCAGGCATTTGACAGCAATCTGATTCCGACCCTCACTCTGAACTGA
- the mltB gene encoding lytic murein transglycosylase B: MLCGAGLFGVVGGIPTAFAADYQGDKVAEFVREMTHDYGFASEQLVEILAEAERKQAILDAISRPAERVKPWKEYRPIFITDSRVAQGVDFWRENEAALSRAEQEYGVPAEVIVSIIGVETFYGRNTGSYRVIDALATLGFDYPPRQPFFRQQLKEFLLLAREEQVDPLALTGSYAGAMGLPQFMPSSFRAYAVDFDADGRIDIWKNPVDAIGSAANYFKQHGWVADAPVVAKATVNGERHGEGLTEGLEPVKNAAELRQLGWQWQTEAELADDTAVTAFRLDGAEGDEYWVGLPNFYVITRYNRSVMYAMAVHQLAEQLAQARGAQ, translated from the coding sequence GTGCTCTGCGGAGCGGGGCTGTTCGGTGTGGTTGGCGGAATCCCGACGGCGTTCGCGGCAGACTATCAGGGCGACAAGGTTGCCGAATTCGTGCGTGAAATGACTCACGACTACGGCTTCGCTAGCGAGCAGTTGGTTGAAATACTGGCCGAAGCAGAGCGCAAACAGGCGATTCTCGACGCCATTTCCCGTCCGGCGGAGCGCGTCAAACCCTGGAAGGAATACCGGCCGATCTTCATAACCGATTCGCGGGTGGCCCAGGGTGTCGACTTCTGGCGTGAAAATGAGGCCGCGCTATCGCGGGCAGAGCAGGAGTACGGCGTGCCGGCCGAGGTGATCGTTTCGATCATTGGCGTTGAGACCTTCTATGGCCGCAACACCGGCAGCTATCGTGTCATCGATGCGCTGGCGACCTTGGGCTTCGATTATCCGCCGCGCCAGCCATTCTTCCGTCAGCAGCTCAAGGAATTCCTGCTGCTGGCTCGCGAAGAACAGGTCGACCCGCTGGCTTTGACTGGCTCCTATGCCGGTGCGATGGGGCTACCGCAATTCATGCCGAGTAGCTTCCGCGCCTATGCCGTGGACTTCGATGCCGACGGCCGTATCGACATCTGGAAGAATCCGGTCGATGCCATCGGCAGTGCCGCCAATTACTTCAAGCAGCACGGCTGGGTAGCCGATGCACCTGTGGTCGCCAAGGCTACGGTCAACGGCGAGCGGCACGGTGAAGGCCTGACCGAAGGGCTCGAACCGGTCAAGAATGCTGCCGAGCTACGCCAGCTCGGCTGGCAGTGGCAGACCGAGGCGGAGCTCGCAGACGACACGGCCGTGACCGCCTTCCGACTGGACGGCGCCGAAGGTGATGAATACTGGGTAGGCTTGCCCAATTTCTACGTCATCACGCGTTACAACCGCAGCGTGATGTACGCCATGGCAGTGCATCAGCTTGCCGAGCAACTGGCCCAGGCACGAGGCGCGCAATGA
- the arfA gene encoding alternative ribosome rescue factor ArfA: MAKNRKRPNKAKSLVAQPLFRSRQEQPRKGKGSYRREASQSSSWEASVLLAA; this comes from the coding sequence ATGGCAAAAAACCGTAAACGGCCGAACAAGGCCAAATCCCTAGTGGCGCAGCCGCTGTTTCGCAGCCGCCAGGAACAACCGAGAAAAGGTAAAGGTAGTTACCGCCGCGAAGCCTCCCAGTCCAGCAGCTGGGAGGCTTCGGTCCTTCTGGCGGCCTGA
- a CDS encoding septal ring lytic transglycosylase RlpA family protein: MIARLLAVSAVLALVAGCASSPTPPQPSTPAPSTGISGPDNYSRPHKDGAPWWDVDVSAIPDATPVPHNGPFKANPYTVLGKTYYPIGDGRNYQATGTASWYGTKFHGQPTANGEKYDLYGMSAAHKTLPLPSYVRVTNVDNGKTVVLRVNDRGPFYSDRIIDLSFAAAKKLGYAETGTARVKVEGIDPERWWAERGQSAPMVLAQPQKVAGQPAGRSLSQPVEQYTPPPAQHAGATLPVQVDRGNTIAAGQSGVFLQVGAFANPDAAQLLRDKLSGMTTAPVFVSSVVHQEQVLHRVRLGPIDSPDEAAQLEQSVRLANLGNPRRVSGE; the protein is encoded by the coding sequence ATGATCGCTCGTCTGCTGGCGGTATCTGCCGTTCTCGCGCTCGTGGCGGGTTGCGCCTCGTCACCGACACCGCCGCAGCCTTCGACGCCTGCGCCGAGCACGGGCATCAGCGGCCCCGATAACTATTCACGGCCACACAAGGACGGCGCGCCCTGGTGGGACGTCGACGTCTCGGCCATTCCCGACGCGACGCCCGTGCCGCATAACGGCCCGTTCAAAGCCAATCCCTACACCGTGTTGGGCAAGACCTACTATCCGATCGGTGATGGACGCAACTATCAGGCAACCGGTACCGCATCCTGGTATGGCACCAAGTTCCACGGGCAGCCTACCGCCAACGGCGAGAAGTACGATCTGTACGGCATGAGCGCAGCACACAAGACGTTACCGCTGCCCAGCTACGTCCGGGTGACCAACGTCGACAACGGTAAGACTGTGGTACTGCGGGTCAACGATCGCGGCCCCTTCTACTCGGACCGGATCATCGATCTGTCATTTGCGGCGGCGAAAAAACTGGGCTATGCCGAGACCGGAACCGCCCGGGTCAAGGTCGAAGGTATCGACCCCGAGCGGTGGTGGGCCGAGCGCGGCCAGTCTGCGCCGATGGTACTGGCGCAGCCGCAGAAGGTCGCCGGTCAGCCCGCTGGTCGCTCGCTGTCACAGCCTGTCGAACAGTACACTCCTCCGCCAGCGCAGCATGCCGGCGCTACGTTGCCGGTGCAGGTCGATCGCGGCAACACGATTGCCGCAGGCCAGTCGGGAGTGTTTCTGCAGGTCGGTGCGTTTGCCAATCCAGATGCCGCTCAGCTGCTACGCGACAAGCTCAGCGGCATGACTACGGCACCGGTATTCGTCAGTTCGGTGGTTCATCAGGAGCAGGTTTTGCACCGGGTGCGCCTCGGGCCGATCGACTCGCCGGATGAGGCCGCGCAGCTGGAGCAGAGCGTCCGCCTTGCCAATCTGGGAAATCCGCGGCGTGTGAGTGGCGAATGA
- a CDS encoding D-alanyl-D-alanine carboxypeptidase family protein: MTITTFVHRLFLLVVLAVAPAAWAAPIIPSPPQLAAKSYVLMDAASGKVLVENAGDERLPPASLTKLMTAYIATLEINKGQISESDMVTVSEKAWRTGGSRMFIQVNTQVSVDDLLHGIIIQSGNDASVAIAEHIAGSEEAFADLMNSAAQRLGMTNTHFMNATGLPHPDHYSSAADMAKLARAIIYEDPAHYGIYAQKEFFWNNIKQPNRNLLLWRDKTVDGLKTGHTEEAGYCLVASAVRDDMRLISVVFGTNSEQARAAETQKLLTYGFRFFETRTFYKKGVELAQSRVWKGEQDQISAGLANDLTLTLPRGQMDKLQAGLTFNPELTAPIQQGDVVGKVEVSLEGEVLQSTDLIALQAVEEGGLFSRFWDSIRLFFFNLFN; encoded by the coding sequence ATGACTATAACCACCTTCGTGCACCGCCTGTTCCTCCTCGTCGTGTTGGCCGTCGCGCCCGCCGCTTGGGCCGCGCCGATCATCCCGTCACCGCCGCAGCTGGCTGCAAAATCCTACGTTCTGATGGACGCGGCCAGCGGCAAAGTGCTGGTCGAAAATGCAGGTGACGAGCGTTTGCCACCGGCGAGCCTGACCAAGCTGATGACCGCGTACATCGCGACGCTGGAAATCAATAAGGGTCAGATATCCGAAAGCGACATGGTCACCGTCAGCGAAAAAGCCTGGCGAACCGGCGGCTCCCGGATGTTCATCCAGGTCAACACCCAGGTTTCGGTCGATGATCTGCTGCACGGCATCATCATCCAGTCCGGTAACGACGCCAGTGTGGCGATAGCCGAGCATATCGCCGGCAGCGAGGAAGCCTTCGCTGATCTCATGAACAGCGCGGCCCAGCGGTTGGGCATGACCAATACCCATTTCATGAATGCCACGGGCCTGCCTCACCCGGATCACTATTCCTCGGCGGCCGACATGGCCAAGCTGGCTCGCGCAATCATCTATGAGGATCCGGCGCATTACGGCATTTATGCGCAGAAGGAATTCTTCTGGAACAACATCAAGCAACCCAACCGCAATCTGCTGCTGTGGCGGGACAAGACAGTCGATGGTCTTAAAACCGGACATACCGAAGAGGCGGGCTACTGCCTGGTGGCGTCGGCAGTACGCGACGACATGCGTTTGATCAGCGTCGTGTTCGGCACCAACAGCGAGCAGGCGCGCGCTGCCGAGACGCAGAAATTGCTGACCTATGGCTTCCGCTTCTTCGAGACGCGCACGTTCTACAAAAAGGGTGTCGAACTGGCCCAGTCGCGGGTCTGGAAAGGCGAGCAGGACCAGATCAGCGCCGGATTGGCAAATGACCTGACGCTCACCCTTCCGCGTGGTCAGATGGACAAGCTGCAGGCCGGCCTGACGTTCAACCCCGAACTGACGGCGCCGATCCAACAGGGCGACGTGGTCGGTAAGGTCGAAGTCAGTCTCGAAGGCGAGGTGCTGCAGAGCACCGATCTGATTGCCCTGCAGGCCGTGGAGGAAGGTGGGCTGTTCAGCCGTTTCTGGGATAGCATTCGGCTGTTCTTCTTCAACCTCTTCAACTGA
- a CDS encoding DUF493 domain-containing protein yields MTESKSETQPPKIEFPCERYPIKVIGDAGEGFNEAVVEVIRRHAPNFDETTTVTRDSRNGRFLSVQVLITATSVEQLQAIHADLRATGRVHMVL; encoded by the coding sequence ATGACCGAAAGCAAAAGCGAAACACAGCCACCCAAAATCGAATTTCCTTGCGAACGCTATCCGATCAAGGTGATCGGCGACGCGGGCGAGGGCTTCAACGAGGCGGTGGTAGAAGTGATCCGGCGGCATGCGCCGAACTTCGACGAAACCACGACGGTGACACGCGACAGCCGCAACGGGCGCTTTCTTTCCGTTCAGGTGCTGATCACCGCGACTAGCGTCGAGCAGTTGCAGGCGATCCACGCCGATCTGCGCGCTACCGGGCGCGTGCATATGGTGCTGTGA
- the rodA gene encoding rod shape-determining protein RodA has translation MRRRATLLQRMHIDGVLLLLLLSLAAGSLFILYSAGGKNWDLLIKQASSFGIGLTAMLVIAQLEPRFMARWVPLGYLGVVALLLAVEFVGYTAMGATRWINIPGVIRFQPSEFMKIIMPMTIAWYLSTRALPPGIKHTVITLCLILVPFVLILKQPDLGTSLLVLVSGAFVLFIAGLRWRWVLGAIAALVPIAVGMWYFVLHNYQKQRVHTFLDPESDPLGTGWNIIQSKAAIGSGGVFGKGWLLGTQSHLDFLPESHTDFIIAVLAEEFGLVGVCLLLLLYLLLIARGLVITVQAQTLFGKLLAGALTMTFFVYVFINIGMVSGLLPVVGVPLPFISFGGTSLVTLLSGFGVLMSIHTHRKWIAQV, from the coding sequence ATGCGCCGACGCGCGACCTTGTTGCAGCGCATGCACATCGATGGCGTGCTGCTGTTGCTTCTGCTGTCACTCGCGGCGGGCAGTCTGTTCATTCTTTATTCGGCCGGCGGCAAAAACTGGGATCTGCTGATCAAGCAGGCCTCCTCGTTCGGCATAGGCCTGACTGCCATGCTGGTCATCGCTCAGCTGGAACCGCGCTTCATGGCGCGCTGGGTGCCGCTCGGCTATCTCGGTGTCGTCGCGTTGCTCTTGGCGGTGGAGTTCGTGGGCTATACGGCAATGGGCGCGACCCGCTGGATCAACATTCCTGGCGTGATTCGCTTTCAGCCATCGGAATTCATGAAAATCATCATGCCGATGACCATTGCCTGGTACCTGTCCACCCGCGCACTGCCGCCCGGTATTAAGCACACCGTCATCACTCTGTGCCTGATCCTGGTGCCCTTCGTGCTGATTCTCAAACAGCCGGACCTGGGCACTTCGCTGCTGGTGCTGGTTTCCGGTGCCTTCGTGCTGTTCATCGCCGGGCTGCGCTGGCGCTGGGTCCTGGGCGCGATTGCGGCGCTCGTGCCCATCGCTGTCGGCATGTGGTATTTCGTGCTGCATAACTACCAGAAGCAGCGCGTGCATACCTTCCTCGACCCGGAAAGCGATCCGCTGGGGACCGGCTGGAACATCATCCAGTCGAAGGCGGCGATCGGCTCGGGCGGGGTATTTGGCAAAGGCTGGTTGCTCGGCACCCAGTCGCACCTGGATTTTTTGCCCGAAAGCCATACGGACTTTATCATTGCGGTCCTGGCCGAGGAGTTCGGCCTGGTTGGCGTCTGTCTACTGCTGCTGCTGTATCTTCTGCTGATCGCGCGGGGGTTGGTCATCACGGTTCAGGCGCAGACATTGTTTGGCAAGTTGCTTGCCGGCGCGCTGACGATGACGTTCTTCGTATACGTCTTCATCAATATCGGGATGGTCAGCGGATTGCTGCCGGTCGTAGGGGTGCCGTTGCCCTTTATCAGTTTTGGTGGCACTTCATTGGTGACCCTGCTATCAGGGTTCGGGGTTTTGATGTCGATCCACACCCATCGCAAGTGGATCGCGCAGGTTTGA
- the rlmH gene encoding 23S rRNA (pseudouridine(1915)-N(3))-methyltransferase RlmH gives MRIKLIAVGSKMPRWVEDGWHEYAKRLPSELPLELHEISLNTRGKNADVARLIRQEGEAMLAKVQPGERIVTLEVTGRPWSTEQLATELERWRLDARNVNLMVGGPEGLAPEVCARSEQRWSLSPLTLPHPLVRILIGEQIYRAWSLLSGHPYHK, from the coding sequence GTGCGAATCAAGCTGATCGCGGTGGGGTCGAAGATGCCGCGCTGGGTCGAGGATGGCTGGCATGAATACGCCAAGCGTCTGCCCTCGGAGCTGCCTCTGGAGCTGCATGAAATATCGCTCAACACACGCGGCAAGAATGCTGACGTAGCGCGGTTGATTCGCCAGGAAGGCGAAGCCATGCTGGCGAAGGTGCAGCCCGGCGAGCGTATCGTCACTCTGGAAGTGACGGGTCGACCCTGGAGCACCGAGCAGCTGGCGACCGAGCTGGAGCGTTGGCGGCTCGATGCGCGCAACGTCAACCTGATGGTTGGCGGGCCGGAGGGCCTGGCTCCCGAGGTCTGCGCACGTAGCGAACAACGCTGGTCGCTGTCGCCGCTGACGTTGCCGCACCCGCTTGTACGCATTCTGATCGGCGAGCAGATTTATCGCGCCTGGTCATTGCTGTCGGGCCACCCTTACCACAAGTAG